In Paenibacillus sonchi, the genomic stretch AGCGTGCGTATGATCCGGTGGTCTTTATCGCCCAGCTTTTCGCGGAGGGAGCGGATATAGACCTCAACGATATTTTCCTCGCCGCCAAAGTCATAGCCCCAGACCTTGTCCAGAATCATCGGCTTGCTAAGCACCAGGCCATGATTGATGACCAGGTATTGCAGCAGTTCATATTCCGTAGGGGACAGCTCCAGCACTTCGTCTTTGTGGCGGATCTCCTTGCGCCGGCCGTCGATGCGGAACGGTCCGCACCGCACTTCGCCAAGCAGTCCGGGGAACTGGTTGCGCAGGCGCGCCTGAATCCGGGCCAGCAGCTCATCGAAGCTGAACGGCTTGACCATATAGTCGTCAGCCCCGATGGACAGACCTTTAACGCGGTCATCCACTTCATCCTTGGCTGTAAGCATGATGACGGAAAGTTCCGATTCTTCCGAACGGAGATAGCGGCAGAGCTCAAATCCGTCGATTCCCGGCATCATCACATCCAGAATGGCCACATGGGGCTTGAAATCGGCAGCAACGGCAATTGCGCTGGTCCCGTCCGGCGCCGTCCTTACTTCAAAACCCTCATTGATCAGACCCAGCTCCAGGAACTGGAGAATGTGGGGCTCGTCATCCACGAGCAGCAGTTTTACACCTTGGGCAGCCTT encodes the following:
- a CDS encoding response regulator transcription factor, which gives rise to MKAAQGVKLLLVDDEPHILQFLELGLINEGFEVRTAPDGTSAIAVAADFKPHVAILDVMMPGIDGFELCRYLRSEESELSVIMLTAKDEVDDRVKGLSIGADDYMVKPFSFDELLARIQARLRNQFPGLLGEVRCGPFRIDGRRKEIRHKDEVLELSPTEYELLQYLVINHGLVLSKPMILDKVWGYDFGGEENIVEVYIRSLREKLGDKDHRIIRTLRGAGYRVDLV